The following are encoded together in the Streptomyces tsukubensis genome:
- the pgi gene encoding glucose-6-phosphate isomerase, whose protein sequence is MNAESRTRLNQTPEWKALGTHREQLGDVQLRELFDADPARATGYTLQVGDLHIDYSKQLVTDETLRLLRALASATGVVELRDAMFRGEKINTTEDRAVLHTALRAPRDAVIEVDGENVVPEVHAVLDKMSSFSDRVRSGEWTGHTGKRIKNVVNIGIGGSDLGPAMAYEALRSFTDRGLTVRFVSNVDGADLHEAVRDLDAAETLFIIASKTFTTIETITNATSARDWLLTELKADQSAVAKHFVALSTNAEKVSDFGIDTANMFEFWDWVGGRYSFDSAIGLSLMIAIGPDRFREMLDGFHLVDEHFRTAPAESNVPVLLGLLGIWYDNFHDAQSHAVLPYSHYLSKFTAYLQQLDMESNGKSVDRAGKPVDWQTGPVVWGTPGTNGQHAYYQLIHQGTKLIPADFIGFANPSADLLPGLVPQHDLLMANFFAQTQALAFGKSPDEVRAEGVSEELVPHKTFRGNHPTTTILAGELTPSVLGQLIAVYEHKVFVQGAVWNIDSFDQWGVELGKVLAKRVEPALSEGEQVPGLDGSTKALVAKYRELRGR, encoded by the coding sequence ATGAACGCAGAAAGCCGTACCAGGCTCAATCAGACGCCCGAGTGGAAGGCGCTCGGTACGCACCGTGAGCAGCTCGGCGATGTGCAGCTTCGCGAGCTCTTCGACGCCGACCCGGCACGTGCCACGGGTTACACCCTCCAGGTCGGGGATCTGCACATCGACTACTCGAAGCAGCTCGTCACCGACGAGACGCTGAGGCTGCTGCGCGCCCTGGCGTCGGCGACCGGGGTCGTGGAGCTGCGGGACGCCATGTTCCGCGGCGAGAAAATCAACACCACCGAGGACCGCGCGGTGCTGCACACCGCGTTGCGCGCCCCCAGGGACGCCGTGATCGAGGTCGACGGGGAGAACGTCGTCCCCGAGGTGCACGCGGTCCTCGACAAGATGAGTTCCTTCTCCGACCGGGTCCGCTCGGGGGAGTGGACGGGCCACACGGGCAAGCGCATCAAGAACGTCGTCAACATCGGTATCGGCGGCTCCGACCTGGGGCCCGCGATGGCCTACGAGGCGCTGCGCTCCTTCACCGACCGCGGCCTCACCGTCCGCTTCGTGTCGAACGTGGACGGTGCCGACCTGCACGAGGCCGTGCGGGACCTGGACGCGGCGGAGACGCTGTTCATCATCGCCTCCAAGACGTTCACCACCATCGAGACGATCACCAACGCCACCTCGGCGCGCGACTGGCTGCTCACCGAGTTGAAGGCCGATCAGAGCGCGGTGGCCAAGCACTTCGTGGCCCTGTCGACCAACGCCGAGAAGGTCTCCGACTTCGGTATCGACACCGCGAACATGTTCGAGTTCTGGGACTGGGTCGGCGGTCGTTACTCCTTCGACTCGGCCATCGGCCTCTCGCTGATGATCGCCATCGGACCGGACCGCTTCCGCGAGATGCTCGACGGCTTCCACCTGGTCGACGAGCACTTCCGCACCGCGCCCGCCGAGTCCAACGTCCCCGTGCTGCTCGGCCTGCTGGGCATCTGGTACGACAACTTCCATGACGCGCAGTCGCACGCGGTGCTGCCGTACTCGCACTACCTCTCCAAGTTCACCGCCTACCTCCAGCAGCTCGACATGGAGTCCAACGGCAAGTCCGTGGACCGTGCGGGCAAGCCGGTCGACTGGCAGACGGGGCCCGTGGTCTGGGGAACACCGGGTACCAACGGACAGCACGCGTACTACCAGTTGATCCACCAGGGCACCAAGCTCATCCCCGCTGACTTCATCGGCTTCGCCAACCCGTCGGCGGATCTGCTGCCGGGACTGGTGCCCCAGCACGACCTGCTGATGGCCAACTTCTTCGCCCAGACACAGGCACTCGCCTTCGGCAAGAGCCCCGACGAGGTCCGGGCGGAGGGCGTGTCCGAGGAACTGGTGCCGCACAAGACCTTCCGGGGCAACCACCCGACGACCACGATCCTCGCTGGTGAGCTGACCCCCTCCGTCCTCGGCCAGCTCATCGCCGTCTACGAGCACAAGGTGTTCGTGCAGGGCGCGGTCTGGAACATCGACTCCTTCGACCAGTGGGGTGTCGAACTCGGCAAGGTGCTGGCCAAGCGTGTCGAGCCCGCGCTCTCCGAGGGGGAGCAGGTGCCGGGGCTCGACGGGTCGACCAAGGCTCTCGTCGCCAAGTACCGCGAGCTGCGCGGCCGTTGA
- the pgl gene encoding 6-phosphogluconolactonase: protein MSTVPQLVVHRDKELMAQAAAARLITRIVDAQASRGSASVVLTGGRNGNGLLSALAAQPARDAIDWARIDLWWGDERFLPSGDPERNDTQAREALLDAVPLDPGRVHSMPASDGPYEPEAAAEAYAAELAAASGPEDHGLVPSFDVLMLGVGPDTHVASLFPELPGVKETERTVVAVRGAPKPPPTRLSLTLPAIRAAREVWLLAAGEDKAEAAEIALSGAGEVQAPAAGAYGTSRTLWLLDSAAASKLPPALYPPAVA, encoded by the coding sequence GTGAGCACCGTCCCCCAGCTCGTCGTCCACCGTGACAAGGAACTGATGGCTCAGGCCGCCGCGGCCAGGCTCATCACCAGGATCGTCGACGCCCAGGCGTCCCGGGGCAGCGCGTCGGTGGTACTCACCGGCGGACGCAACGGCAACGGTCTGCTGTCCGCGCTCGCGGCGCAGCCGGCCCGCGACGCGATCGACTGGGCACGGATCGACCTGTGGTGGGGGGACGAGCGCTTCCTGCCGAGCGGGGACCCCGAGCGCAACGACACCCAGGCCAGGGAGGCGCTGCTGGACGCGGTGCCGCTCGATCCCGGCCGGGTGCACTCCATGCCCGCCTCCGACGGCCCTTACGAGCCCGAGGCGGCGGCGGAGGCCTACGCGGCGGAGCTCGCCGCGGCTTCGGGTCCCGAGGACCACGGCCTGGTGCCGTCGTTCGACGTCCTGATGCTGGGGGTCGGGCCCGACACCCATGTGGCGTCGCTCTTCCCCGAGTTGCCCGGGGTCAAGGAGACCGAACGCACGGTCGTCGCCGTGCGTGGTGCGCCGAAGCCGCCGCCGACCAGGCTCTCCCTCACGCTGCCCGCCATCAGGGCTGCGCGCGAGGTGTGGCTGCTCGCGGCGGGCGAGGACAAGGCCGAGGCCGCCGAGATCGCCCTGTCGGGCGCCGGTGAGGTACAGGCCCCCGCGGCCGGCGCCTACGGGACCAGCCGCACACTGTGGCTGCTCGACTCGGCCGCGGCGTCCAAGCTGCCGCCCGCGCTCTACCCGCCCGCGGTGGCCTGA
- the zwf gene encoding glucose-6-phosphate dehydrogenase yields the protein MTAQHGANPLRDAADRRLPRIAGPSGLVIFGVTGDLSRKKLMPAVYDLANRGLLPPGFSLIGFARRDWEDEDFAQVVHDAVKEHARTTFREEVWQQLIQGMRFVQGDFDDDAAFETLKSTIQELDKAQGTGGNFAFYLSVPPKFFPQVVQQLKKHELADAPEGSWRRAVIEKPFGHDLTSAKELNAIVHEVFAPDQVFRIDHYLGKETVQNIMALRFANQMFEPIWNRSYVDHVQITMAEDIGIGGRAGYYDGIGAARDVIQNHLLQLMALTAMEEPAGFDANALVAEKAKVLGAIRLPKDLGLGTVRGQYAAGWQGGEKAVGYLEEDGIDPRSKTDTYAAVKLEVDNRRWAGIPFYLRTGKRLGRRVTEIAVVFQRAPHSPFDQTATEELGQNALVIRVQPDEGITVRFGSKVPGTSMEVRDVSMDFAYGESFTESSPEAYERLILDVLLGDANLFPRTEEVELSWKILDPIEEYWDNHGKPAQYPSGSWGPDEADEMLARDGRSWRRP from the coding sequence TTGACCGCACAGCACGGAGCCAATCCGCTTCGTGACGCCGCGGACCGACGGCTCCCGCGCATCGCGGGGCCGTCGGGCCTGGTCATTTTTGGTGTCACGGGCGATTTGTCCAGGAAAAAGCTCATGCCCGCTGTCTACGACCTGGCCAATCGCGGCCTGCTTCCGCCGGGCTTCTCGCTCATCGGTTTCGCGCGCCGCGACTGGGAGGACGAGGACTTCGCGCAGGTCGTCCACGACGCCGTCAAGGAGCACGCGCGTACGACGTTCCGCGAGGAGGTCTGGCAGCAGCTCATCCAGGGGATGCGCTTCGTCCAGGGCGACTTCGACGACGACGCCGCCTTCGAGACGCTGAAGTCGACGATCCAGGAGCTCGACAAGGCGCAGGGCACGGGCGGGAACTTCGCGTTCTACCTCTCGGTGCCCCCGAAGTTCTTCCCCCAGGTGGTCCAGCAGCTCAAGAAGCACGAGCTGGCCGACGCACCCGAGGGTTCGTGGCGCCGCGCCGTCATCGAGAAGCCCTTCGGCCACGATCTGACCTCCGCCAAGGAGCTCAACGCGATCGTGCACGAGGTGTTCGCCCCTGACCAGGTCTTCCGGATCGACCACTACCTGGGCAAGGAGACCGTCCAGAACATCATGGCGCTGCGGTTCGCCAACCAGATGTTCGAGCCGATCTGGAACAGGTCGTACGTCGACCACGTCCAGATCACCATGGCCGAGGACATCGGCATCGGCGGCCGGGCAGGTTACTACGACGGCATCGGCGCGGCCCGTGACGTCATCCAGAACCACCTGCTCCAGCTCATGGCACTGACCGCGATGGAGGAGCCCGCGGGCTTCGACGCCAACGCGCTCGTGGCGGAGAAGGCCAAGGTCCTCGGCGCCATCAGGCTCCCGAAGGACCTGGGGCTCGGCACGGTTCGCGGGCAGTACGCGGCCGGGTGGCAGGGCGGCGAGAAGGCCGTCGGCTACCTGGAGGAAGACGGGATCGACCCCAGGTCGAAGACCGACACCTACGCCGCGGTCAAGCTGGAGGTGGACAACCGCCGCTGGGCGGGCATCCCCTTCTACCTGCGTACGGGCAAGCGCCTCGGCCGCCGTGTCACCGAGATCGCCGTCGTCTTCCAGCGCGCTCCGCACTCCCCCTTCGACCAGACCGCCACCGAGGAGCTGGGGCAGAACGCCCTGGTCATCCGGGTGCAGCCGGACGAGGGCATCACCGTGCGGTTCGGCTCGAAGGTGCCAGGAACCTCCATGGAGGTCAGGGACGTCTCGATGGACTTCGCCTACGGCGAGTCCTTCACCGAGTCGAGCCCCGAGGCGTACGAGCGGCTGATCCTCGACGTCCTGCTGGGCGACGCCAACCTCTTCCCGCGCACGGAGGAGGTCGAGCTGTCCTGGAAGATCCTCGACCCGATCGAGGAGTACTGGGACAACCACGGCAAGCCCGCCCAGTACCCGTCGGGCTCCTGGGGCCCTGACGAGGCGGACGAAATGCTCGCACGAGACGGACGGAGCTGGCGTCGGCCATGA
- the opcA gene encoding glucose-6-phosphate dehydrogenase assembly protein OpcA — protein MKIDLTDTTSSKINKALVQARRAIGTPAVGMVLTLVIVTDEENAYDALRAANDASREHPSRTVVVIKRVSRTPRDRASARLDAEVQVGADAGTGETIVLRLYGEVTNHAQSVVLPLLLPDAPVVVWWPVNAPLDPAKDPLGALAQRRVTDTYASEQPIRELDARAEAYTPGDTDLAWTRITPWRSMLAAALDQVVTDVTAVDVEGEEFNPSVELLAMWLAHRLNVPVKRSVSSGPGLTGVRMETTKGRIVLDRANGSLATLSIEGQPDRAVALNRRETAELIAEELRRLDPDDTYAAALKFGVERLGEPEDLRTIPKDSPEARNPEGSEDSGSDGEQEPAPRKTAAKKSAAKKAATK, from the coding sequence ATGAAGATCGACCTTACGGACACCACGTCCAGCAAGATCAACAAGGCGCTGGTGCAGGCTCGCCGGGCGATCGGTACGCCGGCCGTCGGCATGGTCCTCACTCTCGTCATCGTCACCGACGAGGAGAACGCCTACGACGCGCTGCGCGCGGCCAACGACGCGTCGAGGGAACATCCCTCGCGCACCGTGGTCGTCATCAAGCGCGTCTCACGCACCCCGCGCGACCGGGCCAGCGCGCGCCTCGACGCCGAGGTACAGGTCGGCGCGGACGCGGGCACGGGCGAGACGATCGTCCTGCGGCTCTACGGCGAGGTGACCAATCACGCTCAGTCGGTGGTGCTGCCGCTGCTGCTGCCCGACGCCCCCGTGGTGGTCTGGTGGCCGGTCAACGCGCCGCTCGACCCGGCAAAGGACCCGCTCGGGGCGCTCGCCCAGCGCAGGGTCACCGACACCTACGCCTCCGAGCAGCCCATCCGTGAGCTGGACGCGCGCGCCGAGGCGTACACCCCGGGCGACACGGACCTCGCCTGGACCAGGATCACCCCGTGGCGTTCGATGCTCGCTGCCGCCCTGGACCAGGTCGTCACCGATGTCACCGCGGTGGATGTCGAGGGTGAGGAGTTCAACCCGAGCGTCGAGCTGCTCGCCATGTGGCTCGCGCACCGGCTGAACGTACCCGTCAAGCGCTCGGTCTCCTCCGGCCCCGGTCTCACCGGTGTCCGGATGGAGACCACCAAGGGCCGCATCGTCCTGGACCGCGCCAACGGTTCGCTCGCGACCCTCTCCATCGAGGGCCAGCCGGACCGCGCGGTGGCGCTCAACCGGCGGGAGACCGCCGAGCTGATCGCCGAGGAGCTGCGCAGGCTCGACCCGGACGACACCTACGCCGCCGCGCTGAAGTTCGGCGTGGAACGTCTCGGTGAGCCGGAGGATCTGCGGACGATTCCCAAGGACTCCCCGGAGGCCAGGAACCCCGAGGGCTCCGAGGACTCAGGGAGTGACGGGGAGCAGGAGCCGGCTCCGCGGAAGACCGCGGCGAAGAAGTCCGCGGCCAAGAAGGCGGCCACGAAGTGA
- a CDS encoding MFS transporter — protein sequence MTGADVPVGSARGVEASAGAEPALSWRGGFGRLWTAAVVSRFGDSLRGAALPLLAVGLTDRPPLVAAVTACGFLPWILFGLLGGAVADRVDQRRAMWGVDVVRGLLVAGFAGAVGLGHASIGLLIALAFALTTLQTLFDNAATALLPALVEPAALGRANAWLMTGQQMAGGLIAAPVVPLLLAVGAAAPFGLDAVTYLLAAALVMSLPVAPAVREPRPAGSTLRSEVAEGVRVLWRDRPLRALCLACTVCNMGVGALLATLVLHVTQWLRAGSTGYAVALAAYSLGSIAGGALARPLSARTGRLGGVVVATIVQIAALAVIGSVRDLTTCAAGLAVFGAMGMVWNVNQRTLMQQRTDVRLLGRVSAAFRTLSIGATPVGAMLGGLVAAFGLNAPALLAAALFVPAAVVLLPVLRRGAAEQAGTGTRHDPD from the coding sequence ATGACGGGGGCGGACGTGCCGGTCGGCAGCGCGCGCGGGGTGGAGGCAAGCGCCGGAGCGGAGCCCGCGCTCTCATGGCGCGGTGGGTTCGGGCGGCTGTGGACGGCCGCCGTCGTGTCGCGGTTCGGTGACTCCCTGCGCGGCGCCGCGCTGCCCCTGCTCGCCGTTGGGCTGACCGACCGGCCCCCGCTCGTCGCCGCCGTGACCGCCTGCGGCTTTCTCCCGTGGATCCTCTTCGGGCTGCTCGGCGGAGCCGTCGCCGACCGGGTCGATCAGCGCAGGGCCATGTGGGGCGTGGACGTGGTCCGTGGGCTCCTCGTCGCGGGGTTCGCGGGCGCCGTGGGCCTGGGCCACGCCTCCATCGGGCTGCTGATCGCACTGGCCTTCGCCCTCACCACCCTGCAGACACTCTTCGACAACGCCGCCACGGCCCTGCTGCCCGCGTTGGTGGAGCCCGCGGCCCTCGGCCGCGCCAACGCGTGGCTGATGACCGGCCAGCAGATGGCCGGCGGACTGATCGCCGCCCCCGTCGTGCCGCTGCTGCTGGCCGTCGGAGCCGCGGCTCCCTTCGGCCTCGACGCGGTCACGTATCTGCTGGCCGCCGCACTCGTGATGTCACTGCCGGTGGCTCCGGCCGTCCGGGAGCCGCGCCCGGCGGGCAGCACCCTGCGCTCCGAGGTCGCGGAGGGGGTGCGGGTGCTCTGGCGGGACCGCCCGCTCCGCGCGCTCTGCCTGGCCTGCACGGTGTGCAACATGGGCGTCGGCGCGCTGCTGGCCACCCTCGTCCTGCATGTGACCCAGTGGTTGCGTGCCGGCAGCACCGGATACGCGGTGGCGCTCGCCGCGTATTCGCTGGGGAGCATCGCGGGGGGCGCCCTCGCCCGGCCGCTCTCCGCGCGGACGGGACGGCTCGGGGGTGTCGTCGTCGCGACCATCGTGCAGATCGCCGCCCTCGCGGTGATCGGCTCGGTGCGCGACCTGACCACCTGCGCGGCGGGGCTCGCCGTGTTCGGCGCCATGGGCATGGTCTGGAACGTGAACCAGCGGACCCTGATGCAGCAGCGTACCGACGTGCGTCTGCTCGGCAGGGTCAGTGCCGCCTTCAGGACGCTCTCCATCGGTGCCACCCCGGTCGGCGCGATGCTGGGTGGCCTCGTTGCCGCCTTCGGCCTGAACGCTCCCGCGCTCCTCGCCGCGGCCCTCTTCGTCCCCGCGGCCGTCGTGCTGCTGCCCGTGCTGCGGCGGGGCGCCGCGGAACAGGCGGGGACCGGGACCCGGCATGACCCGGACTGA
- a CDS encoding DUF2087 domain-containing protein produces MEQPLTVLADQERLRLYALVVLGEYDERAGRPADRGHLGRLIRAGLVRRRTDGTLVADSLAFGGEPPSGSAPGALPRHLTGFFTQGRLAVIPVRPSVRRELLAHLTRSLFAQERPYSEREVNDAFGAFHDDTAALRRYCVADGLLVREEDGSTYRRVILQGPAPGIGAGP; encoded by the coding sequence GTGGAACAGCCGCTCACCGTACTCGCGGACCAGGAACGCCTGCGGCTCTACGCGCTCGTCGTGCTCGGCGAGTACGACGAGCGGGCGGGGCGTCCCGCCGACCGAGGACACCTGGGCAGGCTGATCAGAGCGGGGCTGGTACGGCGGCGGACCGACGGCACCCTGGTGGCGGACTCCTTGGCCTTCGGGGGCGAGCCGCCGTCCGGGAGCGCGCCCGGCGCCCTGCCCCGTCACCTCACCGGGTTCTTCACCCAGGGGCGACTGGCGGTCATACCCGTGCGCCCCTCGGTCCGCCGGGAGCTGCTGGCCCACCTCACGCGGAGCCTCTTCGCACAGGAACGGCCGTACTCGGAGCGGGAGGTCAACGACGCGTTCGGGGCCTTCCACGACGACACCGCGGCGCTGCGCAGGTACTGCGTCGCCGACGGCCTCCTCGTAAGGGAAGAGGACGGTTCCACCTACCGCCGCGTCATACTTCAGGGCCCCGCACCAGGAATCGGTGCGGGGCCCTGA